The genomic DNA ACGGATTTGTCTGCACAGGGGCTGTTCTTCTTTGTACATCCATCGGGAGATATACGTCATGTCGCATCGCGCTTTGGCTCGTCGCGCCCTTTACGTGGCTAGCTTGTGTGCCCTGGGTTTTGCGGGCACGGTTTATGCCGGCGGGGTTTCTCAACCCACGGTCGGTTCCTCCAACACTGTCGTGGCCGATCCGGCCGTGCCGCGTCCGGCCGGTACGCCGTGCGTGGTCGAGTTGTTCAGCAATGAAAGCTTTACCGACGCCAGCAATCATCCGTTCAACTATGCGCCGCCCGCCGGTTGCCAGGGCAATTGGTCGAAAGTGGTGCTGGAAGCGGATTTCTCCATCAGTGGCAATGCGCAGTCCGACATCACCAATATCTGGGTCGGCGGTGTGAATCTGTTCTACGGCTCTACGCCGGTACCTTCCGCCACGCTGTCACCGAGCTGGCATGTCGAGCGTGATCTGACCGACTACACCGCGTTGCTCAAGTCTTCGCAGCAAGGTCAGGCTCTGGTCGACAAGATCTTCTCCGGCAACAACCAGGGCACCGTTCAAGGCACCGCCCGCCTGTTGTTCTACCCGGGCAAGCCGGCCGCGACCGCGCCGGATGCGGTGTACTCGCTGAGCAGCGACCCCATCGGTGCCACCACGACACTGCTCAACTCGTCCGCAGCCATGAGCAAGACCTTCACGCTGCCGCTCAACGTGCAGAAGGCTTACCTGGACGTGTTCGCGCAGGCCCAGGAGCTCGATACGCTGTGGTTCACCTGCGTACCCGACCAGTTCGCCGGCCAGGTGGCAGCCTGCGGTGGCGGCAATTTCCGCGAAACCGAAGTGAGCATCGATGGCCAGCCGGCCGGCGTAGCCCCGGTGTACCCGTCGGTCTATAGCGACGGTGTCGATTCGAACCTGTGGCAACCGACACCGGGCGTGCAGACGCTCAACTTCATCCCGTATCGCGTCGACCTGACGCCGTTCGCCGGTGTCTTGAGCAACGGCCAGCCGCATACGGTCTCCGTGAGCGTTGTCGGTGCCCACAGTGGTTTCGCTGCCACCGCCGCGCTGCTGGTGTACCGCGATGCCAACAGCCAGCAGGTGACGGGTAGCGTGACACGCAACACGCTGGCCGGCCAGCCGGCCACGCCGACCATCAGCGATACGCTGCAGGTCGATGCCCAGGGCAACGTAACCGGTGCGATCAACACCACGATCAGCCGTCAGTTCGTGATCGAAGGTGTTGCCAACACCTCGAAGGGCCGTGTGCAGTCGACGGTGACGCAGACGGTGGGCTTCGATAACACCCAGACCTTCACCATCAATGGCACTCAGTATCACCAGATCACCAGCCAGACCGCATCGGTCGACAGCAACAGCCAGAGCAAGATCGGCGCGCTGATCACCGGTGATTACCGTGAGAAGGTCAGCTATCCGCTCAACCTGGATTTCAACGAGACCGTCACTGATCAGGGCGACCTCAACATCGCCAGCTCGATCCAGCAGGGCTACAAGAAGCATCTGGCACATCGCCTCTTTGGCGTCGACCTCTTCAGCGCCAATGTGTCCAATACCGTCAACAGCGGCAACACGCAGGTCTTCGCCGCCGACGGTTCGACCTCGAACGTCGGCCAGCAGAGCTCGCAGGACTTCAGCTATACCGACTCCCTGCTGGGCTGCTACAACGCCTCGCTGACCACGTCGGCCGGCGCGCTCGCCAGCTTCACGAATGGCAAGGGCTGCATTGGCGGCGTAAACCGCGTGTCTTCGTTCACCCATCCGGATGGTTCGCCGGACGGTGGCAACGCCAGCCTGCTCTGGTAATAACCACCTGTACGCTCCTCGGCCTGAGGAGCGTACTTTCGCAGGCACTACTAAAAACCCCAACGCCATCACGGCGTTGGGGTTTTTATCATGTCCTGGAATTTACGCGGCTGATGCCGTCTCAGTGAGCAGCTGCACCTTGTGCATTGGCCGCCTGGATGGCGGCCGCACGTGCTTCGTCCTGCTTGATCATCACCTGGCGCGCAGCATCGAGCTTGCCACCCAACAACGAGAGCGTGTAATTGGTGCTGTCGAATTCGCGCAGCAATCCAAGTTCACGCTGCGCCTCATCAAGATCGTTGTTGTTGATCGCGCGCTCGACTTCTTCCGACGCCGAACTGAACAGATCATGCATGTTCTGCTGGGCGGTCTTGTTCTGGCCATCCAGCTGCAGCACGGAGAGATAAAACTCGTACGCGTTGCTGCCGGCCGGGGCGACCAGATGCTTGTCCTTGATCGCCGTATCGGCCAGGCCGAGCAGAATGCCGGTGCCTGAATTGTCCGTGCTGGATGCCGATGCCGGCGCACTGCCGGTCGAAACGGACGAGCCCATGCCAGCATGGCCGACAACGTACCAACCGATCGCGCCAAGCACGACAGCGGCTACCGCGCCGGAAATCCAGATGAGCCCGCGCCGGTTGGGCGTGGCGGAGAGAGAAGCGTTCATGACACCGGGGGGATCGGGGAAATCCGTCGCAACAGGAAGCTGCCCCCTGTAGACAGGTCCTCGCGACAACTTGATTACCGTAACCGGACAGCGTGTCAGGAATGTGACCGGGGTCCTGAGTGGCGCTCAGCCGAAATGTCCACCCACGATGTGCCCGTCCTTGTCCAGCTCGACAAAATACCGGCTGTTATTGGAGCGGAAATCCATGGTGGTGATCGTATTGGGCATCACCAGCTGCACATCCGGGTACATCGCGCGGAACTGTGCCGGCGTCGGGTGCGTTGCGATAAATGCATTGAACGCCGTCATGTCGGTGACATAGCCATGTACCGGTGCAGGACTGGCGGTCGACATGGTCTGGCAGCCTCCCAGGCCAAGCGCTACGGCGATGGCCGCAGCCAGAAACAGACGATGACGCATGGCGGTTCTCCTTGTGACGCCCGAAAGAGCGCGCTCCTCGTCATCACCGAGGAGCGCGCGTCGACCTCACCACAAGATACTGGCATTGCCTCCATCAGGCGAACCGTCCGGATGGG from Dyella sp. GSA-30 includes the following:
- a CDS encoding peptide-N4-asparagine amidase, yielding MSHRALARRALYVASLCALGFAGTVYAGGVSQPTVGSSNTVVADPAVPRPAGTPCVVELFSNESFTDASNHPFNYAPPAGCQGNWSKVVLEADFSISGNAQSDITNIWVGGVNLFYGSTPVPSATLSPSWHVERDLTDYTALLKSSQQGQALVDKIFSGNNQGTVQGTARLLFYPGKPAATAPDAVYSLSSDPIGATTTLLNSSAAMSKTFTLPLNVQKAYLDVFAQAQELDTLWFTCVPDQFAGQVAACGGGNFRETEVSIDGQPAGVAPVYPSVYSDGVDSNLWQPTPGVQTLNFIPYRVDLTPFAGVLSNGQPHTVSVSVVGAHSGFAATAALLVYRDANSQQVTGSVTRNTLAGQPATPTISDTLQVDAQGNVTGAINTTISRQFVIEGVANTSKGRVQSTVTQTVGFDNTQTFTINGTQYHQITSQTASVDSNSQSKIGALITGDYREKVSYPLNLDFNETVTDQGDLNIASSIQQGYKKHLAHRLFGVDLFSANVSNTVNSGNTQVFAADGSTSNVGQQSSQDFSYTDSLLGCYNASLTTSAGALASFTNGKGCIGGVNRVSSFTHPDGSPDGGNASLLW